Proteins encoded by one window of Cylindrospermum stagnale PCC 7417:
- a CDS encoding non-ribosomal peptide synthetase, with protein sequence MQTLSIEGFQISPQQKRLWLLQSETNHQPYRVQGAVVIEGNIQDVILEKAIHNILAKYEILRTNFPTLAGMIVPLQVIQDESAIKLNYHDWHKSENQQIKIENFFQVHNKIYFDLDKGFNGQIDIIKISANKYILLLAISAICADRVSLHHLLRDISETYHAYSQELELEDTPLQYADIAAWQNELLLGEEAETARDYWQKQKISNLQLGKLPNEKQVGEQRIFQPQSVGIKFDSDTDAIAKIKNVDISKFLMACWQILLWRLTNKTATVLALCSDGRNYEELQPTVGLLAKYLPINIELQDDYIFSDILKQLEQQVTQINQWQDYFNLEECFAEAKNSQKVPFLPFAFEFISQPSKYFAGEVSFSIEKIYSCIERFQVKLFCWHQGDSLAAELYYDANLFNQEDIERLAAQFQTLLTSVINHPETAIAQLEILSFKQRQQLLVEFNNTKTTPAPYQCIHHWIEAQADKTPDNIAIVFEDKQLTYQELNTKANQLAHYLVSQGIKPETVVALCLERSLDVIIGILGILKTGAAYLPLEPSLPEEALAFRLQDAQASVLLTQTYLVDKIKQFSLVAEKQVKVVCLDTDVSDQLTQDNILSFATSENLAYIIYTSGSTGKPKGVAVEHRQLLNYVNGILEKLDLPVAASFATVSTFAADLGKTAIFSALCTGGCLHIISEECAKDPVAFADYNQRYSLDCLKIVPSHLSALLTGSNPEQILPRQRLILGGEAASWELIKRVSELAPKCKIFNHYGPTETTVGVLTYPVEQASTDSLSNTVPLGRPLANTEIYLLDNYYQPVPLGVSGEIYIGGDSVARGYLNQPELTAERFIHHCLSPRLYKTGDLARYLPDGNLEFLGRIDDQVKLHGFRIELGEIEAILCQHPQVREVVVVAREDRPGKKLLVAYIVPEEQIANFKSFELRDFLKQKLPDYMVPSQFILLKALPLTANGKIERKSLPAPDAVKPELQATFVAPRTPAEVALAKIWVELLGLEQVSIHDNFFELGGDSIIGIQAIAKANQVGLRLTPKQIFECQTIAKLSIVAEITSKVESEQGLVIGSVPLTPIQHNFFGQNLPAIHHWNQSFLLELQQKIEPILLQQAIHSLLAHHDALRLRFKPKVDAWESFNAGVDQELPFTKFDFSDIVQEQRQAAIEAKAAELQASLDLSSNRLVQVALFDLGTDQNSRLLIIIHHLAVDGVSWRILLSDLQTALEQLQRNEEINLPAKTTSFKQWAECLQDYAHKKKLDSQLDYWCSKSRKQVYSLPVDYLGGLNTLSTSKTLSVLLNEAETTALLQKVPAVYHTQINDVLLTALAKSFAEWTGEQNLLVNLEGHGREDIFSDVDLSRTVGWFTTVFPVLLNLEESSNVGDALKAIKEQLRSIPNRGFDYGVLRYLCSDSAITNSLAAMPQAEVCFNYLGQFDQVLQESSLFTIAPESSGETRSPLGNRRHLLEINGFVTGGCLQLDWIYSAAIYKQLTVSTLAQKFVQALREIISHCQSTNAGGYTPSDFSKANLSQKELDNFLAQINRRSEKKGQ encoded by the coding sequence CAAGTTATTCAAGATGAATCGGCTATAAAACTTAACTATCATGATTGGCATAAATCAGAAAATCAACAAATAAAAATTGAAAATTTCTTTCAAGTTCATAATAAAATATATTTTGACTTAGACAAAGGTTTTAATGGGCAGATAGATATAATTAAAATTTCAGCTAATAAATACATTTTACTTTTAGCAATATCAGCTATTTGTGCCGATAGGGTATCGCTGCATCATCTCTTACGTGATATCAGTGAAACCTATCATGCTTATTCACAGGAACTAGAACTAGAAGATACGCCTTTACAATATGCAGATATTGCTGCATGGCAAAATGAATTACTTCTGGGAGAAGAAGCGGAAACAGCAAGAGATTATTGGCAGAAGCAAAAAATCTCTAATTTGCAGCTAGGTAAATTACCAAATGAAAAACAGGTCGGCGAACAAAGAATATTTCAACCTCAATCTGTTGGCATAAAATTTGATTCTGATACAGATGCTATAGCGAAAATTAAAAATGTAGATATTTCAAAATTTTTGATGGCTTGTTGGCAAATACTACTGTGGCGCTTAACTAACAAAACTGCAACAGTTTTAGCCTTGTGTTCTGATGGCAGAAATTACGAAGAATTACAGCCGACAGTTGGACTATTAGCAAAATATCTACCTATAAATATTGAACTCCAAGATGATTATATTTTTTCTGATATATTAAAGCAACTAGAACAACAAGTTACTCAAATTAATCAATGGCAAGACTATTTTAATTTAGAAGAATGTTTCGCAGAAGCTAAAAATAGCCAAAAAGTACCATTTTTACCTTTTGCCTTTGAGTTTATATCCCAGCCTAGTAAATATTTTGCTGGTGAAGTATCTTTCTCTATCGAGAAAATATATAGTTGCATTGAGCGTTTTCAGGTAAAACTATTCTGTTGGCATCAAGGTGACTCACTTGCAGCAGAATTATACTATGATGCCAATTTGTTCAATCAAGAAGATATTGAACGCTTGGCGGCACAGTTTCAAACTTTGTTAACCAGTGTAATTAATCATCCAGAAACTGCTATAGCTCAACTAGAAATTCTCTCTTTCAAACAACGCCAGCAATTATTAGTTGAATTTAACAATACTAAAACTACTCCTGCCCCATACCAATGTATTCACCACTGGATTGAAGCCCAGGCAGATAAAACACCAGATAATATTGCAATTGTTTTTGAAGATAAACAGTTAACTTATCAAGAGTTAAATACCAAAGCTAATCAATTAGCTCATTATTTAGTATCCCAAGGAATTAAACCAGAAACAGTTGTTGCTCTTTGCCTGGAACGTTCACTAGATGTGATAATTGGTATTCTTGGTATTCTGAAAACAGGTGCAGCTTACTTACCTTTAGAACCGTCTTTACCCGAAGAAGCATTAGCATTTAGATTGCAGGATGCTCAAGCATCTGTGTTGTTAACCCAAACGTACCTTGTAGACAAAATTAAGCAATTTTCTCTAGTAGCTGAAAAGCAGGTAAAGGTAGTTTGTCTTGACACAGATGTGAGTGATCAACTCACCCAAGATAATATTCTCAGTTTTGCTACTTCAGAAAACTTAGCATATATTATTTACACTTCTGGTTCTACAGGTAAACCCAAAGGAGTTGCAGTAGAACATCGACAACTACTTAACTACGTTAACGGTATTTTAGAAAAACTAGATTTACCAGTTGCTGCCAGTTTTGCCACAGTTTCTACTTTCGCCGCCGACTTAGGTAAAACGGCTATTTTCTCAGCATTGTGTACAGGTGGATGCTTACACATTATTTCTGAAGAATGTGCTAAAGATCCAGTGGCATTTGCTGATTATAATCAACGTTATTCCCTAGACTGTCTGAAAATTGTTCCCTCACACCTATCTGCTTTATTAACAGGCTCCAACCCTGAACAAATTCTACCTCGTCAGCGCCTCATTCTTGGTGGTGAAGCAGCAAGTTGGGAGTTGATTAAACGTGTAAGTGAACTAGCACCAAAATGCAAAATATTTAACCACTATGGGCCAACAGAAACTACTGTTGGCGTACTCACCTATCCTGTAGAACAAGCGTCTACTGATTCGCTATCAAATACAGTTCCTTTGGGACGTCCCTTAGCTAATACAGAAATATATTTACTCGATAACTATTATCAACCTGTACCCTTGGGTGTATCAGGAGAAATCTATATCGGTGGCGATAGTGTGGCTAGAGGTTATTTAAATCAACCGGAATTAACTGCCGAGAGATTTATTCATCATTGTTTGAGTCCAAGACTTTATAAAACAGGAGATTTGGCACGGTATTTACCAGATGGTAATTTAGAATTTTTAGGTCGAATTGATGACCAAGTAAAATTGCATGGTTTCCGCATTGAATTAGGGGAAATTGAAGCTATACTCTGCCAACATCCGCAAGTGCGAGAAGTAGTTGTAGTTGCAAGAGAAGATCGCCCAGGCAAAAAACTGTTGGTAGCTTATATAGTCCCTGAAGAACAAATTGCTAATTTCAAATCTTTTGAACTGCGCGATTTTCTCAAGCAAAAACTGCCTGACTATATGGTGCCTTCACAATTTATTCTCCTGAAGGCTTTACCGCTAACAGCTAACGGCAAAATTGAGCGAAAATCTTTACCAGCACCAGATGCAGTTAAACCAGAGTTACAAGCTACCTTTGTTGCACCGCGCACTCCAGCAGAAGTTGCATTGGCAAAAATCTGGGTAGAACTTCTCGGTTTAGAGCAAGTTAGTATTCACGATAATTTCTTTGAATTGGGTGGAGATTCGATTATTGGCATTCAAGCGATCGCTAAAGCTAATCAAGTTGGTTTACGGCTGACTCCCAAGCAGATTTTTGAATGCCAAACTATTGCTAAACTATCAATAGTTGCTGAGATTACCTCAAAAGTTGAATCAGAACAAGGTTTGGTTATTGGTTCTGTACCTTTAACACCAATTCAGCATAACTTTTTTGGTCAGAATCTACCGGCGATTCATCATTGGAATCAATCATTTTTGCTGGAATTGCAGCAAAAAATAGAGCCAATACTGTTACAGCAAGCAATACATTCTTTATTGGCACATCACGATGCATTACGCTTACGTTTTAAACCGAAAGTTGATGCTTGGGAATCGTTTAATGCTGGTGTTGACCAAGAATTACCATTTACTAAATTTGATTTTTCTGATATAGTTCAAGAGCAGAGACAGGCAGCTATTGAAGCCAAAGCAGCGGAATTACAAGCAAGTTTAGATTTATCAAGTAATCGATTAGTGCAGGTGGCGCTATTTGATTTAGGAACTGACCAAAATAGCCGCCTGTTAATCATCATTCATCATTTAGCTGTTGATGGTGTTTCCTGGCGAATTTTATTATCTGATTTGCAAACAGCCTTAGAGCAACTTCAGCGAAATGAAGAAATAAATCTACCAGCTAAAACAACTTCTTTTAAGCAGTGGGCTGAATGTTTGCAAGATTATGCACACAAGAAAAAGCTGGACTCACAGTTAGATTACTGGTGTTCTAAGTCAAGGAAGCAAGTTTATTCTTTACCAGTAGATTATCTGGGTGGGTTAAATACTCTGTCCACAAGCAAAACTTTGTCAGTCTTATTAAATGAAGCTGAAACAACAGCACTGCTGCAAAAAGTACCCGCCGTTTATCATACTCAAATTAATGATGTATTGTTGACGGCGCTGGCAAAAAGTTTTGCAGAGTGGACAGGGGAACAAAACCTGCTAGTTAATTTAGAGGGACATGGACGGGAAGACATTTTTAGCGATGTTGATTTATCGCGTACAGTCGGCTGGTTTACGACGGTGTTTCCTGTTCTGTTGAATTTAGAAGAAAGTTCCAATGTTGGTGATGCTTTAAAGGCGATTAAAGAACAGCTACGTAGTATCCCAAATCGGGGTTTTGATTATGGTGTATTGCGGTATCTATGCAGCGATTCTGCTATCACTAATAGTTTGGCTGCGATGCCACAAGCTGAAGTTTGTTTCAACTATTTAGGACAATTTGACCAAGTTTTACAAGAGTCTTCTTTATTTACCATAGCCCCAGAATCAAGTGGTGAAACACGTAGCCCTTTAGGAAATCGCCGTCATCTGTTGGAGATTAACGGGTTTGTGACTGGAGGTTGCCTGCAACTTGATTGGATTTATAGTGCGGCAATTTATAAACAATTAACAGTATCAACTCTTGCTCAAAAATTTGTCCAGGCACTGCGAGAGATTATTAGCCATTGTCAATCAACTAATGCCGGAGGCTATACACCTTCTGATTTTTCCAAAGCAAACTTGAGTCAAAAAGAACTAGATAATTTTTTAGCGCAAATCAACCGCAGAAGTGAGAAGAAAGGCCAATGA
- a CDS encoding condensation domain-containing protein → MKTENIEDIYELTPLQKGILFHSLYNPELGLYFIQISYTLGGNLNIVAFERAWQTVIYRHTALRTGFYWEEIDKPLQVVYKQVKVPLEQYDWREMDTVEQQEALRSFLLSDRKQGFDLAQECLMRLHLIRLTDNSYEFIWSKHHLIMDGWSMPIVLKDFVQTYEILCREQEVCLAPSRPFRDYIGWLQQQDQDQAEEFWRQAMREIKEPTPLTNLSADNLSQQAERYDEEQIKLSAATTEALQSLVSQHHLTLNTLVQGAWAILLGHYSCRNNVVYGCTVSGRPVDLAGADAMVGVFINTLPIHVKLDGEQLILPWLQQLQAQLVDARQYEYSPLTDIQGWSQVQRGLPLFESILVFENQPVTQFLRNWQGNIEIQSTNLFYKTNYPLTVVVYPGSELAIAISYDFRRFDVITIAEILKDFEILLLNIVTNPHIRLQDLQFLREREQMLATMLEKEATFNFDYLLSVPAQVQA, encoded by the coding sequence ATGAAAACAGAAAATATTGAAGATATTTATGAACTCACGCCTTTACAGAAGGGTATTCTTTTTCACAGTTTATACAATCCTGAATTAGGACTATATTTTATCCAGATTAGCTATACCCTAGGTGGCAATCTGAATATAGTTGCTTTTGAGCGTGCTTGGCAAACAGTAATATATCGCCACACAGCTTTACGTACTGGCTTCTATTGGGAAGAAATTGACAAACCGCTACAAGTGGTCTACAAGCAGGTAAAAGTACCGCTAGAACAGTATGATTGGCGGGAAATGGATACAGTTGAACAGCAAGAAGCGTTAAGGTCATTTCTGTTAAGCGATCGCAAACAAGGTTTCGATCTTGCTCAAGAATGTTTGATGCGTTTACATTTGATCCGCTTGACTGATAACTCTTATGAATTTATCTGGAGCAAACACCATCTGATTATGGATGGATGGTCAATGCCCATTGTGCTGAAAGACTTTGTGCAAACATACGAAATACTTTGTCGAGAACAAGAAGTTTGTTTGGCACCCAGTCGTCCTTTCCGAGATTACATTGGCTGGTTACAGCAGCAGGATCAAGATCAAGCAGAGGAGTTTTGGCGACAGGCGATGAGGGAAATAAAAGAGCCAACACCTTTAACAAATCTATCGGCTGATAACTTATCCCAGCAAGCAGAAAGGTATGATGAGGAACAAATTAAGCTATCAGCCGCAACCACAGAGGCATTACAGTCTTTAGTATCACAGCATCATCTGACACTCAATACATTAGTTCAGGGAGCTTGGGCGATTCTCCTTGGTCATTACAGTTGCAGAAACAATGTGGTCTATGGTTGCACTGTTTCTGGTCGTCCAGTAGATTTAGCAGGAGCAGATGCGATGGTAGGTGTATTTATCAACACCTTACCCATTCATGTCAAGCTAGATGGCGAACAACTTATCCTGCCTTGGCTTCAACAACTTCAGGCGCAGTTAGTTGATGCACGTCAGTATGAATATAGCCCACTGACAGATATTCAAGGGTGGAGTCAAGTGCAAAGAGGTTTACCCTTGTTTGAGAGTATTTTGGTGTTCGAGAATCAGCCAGTTACTCAGTTTTTACGAAATTGGCAGGGAAATATAGAGATTCAGAGCACTAATCTTTTTTACAAAACAAACTATCCTCTGACTGTAGTGGTGTATCCAGGTTCTGAGTTAGCGATCGCTATTTCCTACGATTTTCGCCGCTTTGATGTGATAACTATCGCCGAAATTCTCAAAGATTTTGAAATATTGCTGCTAAATATAGTCACCAATCCCCACATACGCCTTCAGGACTTACAGTTTCTCAGAGAGAGAGAGCAGATGCTCGCTACGATGCTAGAAAAAGAAGCAACCTTTAATTTTGACTATCTTCTATCTGTTCCTGCTCAAGTCCAAGCCTAA
- the ectB gene encoding diaminobutyrate--2-oxoglutarate transaminase, whose amino-acid sequence MNIFEARESNVRSYCRSFPALFHRAKGSIIYSESGDEYIDFLAGAGALNYGHNNDYIKNKVISYLEADAITHGLDLHTSAKEQFLSKFSEAVLDPKNLDYRIQFCGPTGTNAVEAALKLAKKIKKRPGIFSFMGAYHGMTLGSLAITGNLAIRSGILGTSNNVTFMPYPFGFMETFDTIQFMDSVLNDVNSGIEKPAAIIFETVQAEGGVIVAPIEWMQKLRELCDKHSILLICDDIQVGCGRTGSFFSFERANIVPDMVVLSKSISGYGFPMALLLIKPELDIWEPGEHTGTFRGNQLAFVGGTAALEYREINNIEQTVKVKESFLKNFLINKLAAIYDKIRIRGLGLIWGIDIANYEDNNLTKKITSRCFELGLIIEKVGRNDNVIKILPPLTIETPLLEKGCSIIQQAFEDCLA is encoded by the coding sequence ATGAATATCTTTGAAGCTCGTGAATCAAATGTGAGAAGTTATTGTCGGAGTTTTCCCGCTCTTTTCCATAGAGCAAAAGGTTCTATAATTTACTCTGAGTCAGGAGATGAGTACATAGATTTTCTAGCAGGCGCAGGAGCTTTAAATTATGGACATAACAATGACTACATCAAAAATAAAGTAATTTCTTATTTAGAAGCAGATGCCATTACACATGGTTTAGATTTGCATACATCTGCTAAAGAACAGTTTTTATCAAAATTTTCTGAAGCAGTACTAGACCCTAAAAATTTAGACTATAGAATTCAGTTTTGCGGGCCTACTGGTACTAATGCTGTGGAAGCAGCTTTAAAATTAGCCAAAAAAATCAAAAAAAGACCTGGCATATTCTCATTCATGGGAGCCTATCATGGCATGACATTGGGCAGCTTGGCAATTACTGGAAACCTGGCAATTCGTTCTGGCATATTAGGTACATCAAATAATGTCACATTTATGCCTTATCCCTTTGGTTTTATGGAGACTTTTGACACCATACAGTTCATGGATTCAGTTCTAAATGATGTTAATTCGGGAATTGAAAAGCCTGCCGCCATAATATTTGAAACCGTGCAGGCTGAAGGGGGGGTGATTGTCGCACCAATTGAGTGGATGCAAAAACTTCGAGAACTGTGTGACAAGCATAGTATTTTATTAATTTGTGATGATATTCAGGTTGGTTGTGGCCGCACTGGTTCATTCTTTTCTTTTGAAAGAGCCAATATAGTCCCTGATATGGTCGTGCTTTCAAAATCTATCAGTGGTTACGGTTTTCCCATGGCCTTATTGCTGATTAAACCAGAACTTGATATTTGGGAGCCTGGTGAACACACTGGCACGTTTAGAGGAAATCAACTGGCATTTGTAGGCGGAACTGCTGCTCTAGAATATAGAGAAATTAACAACATAGAGCAAACTGTCAAAGTTAAAGAATCTTTTTTAAAAAATTTCTTGATTAATAAATTAGCGGCAATTTATGATAAAATAAGAATACGTGGACTAGGATTAATTTGGGGTATTGATATTGCCAACTATGAAGATAATAATTTGACAAAAAAAATAACTTCGCGTTGTTTTGAACTGGGACTAATAATTGAGAAAGTTGGCAGAAATGATAATGTCATCAAAATTTTACCACCTTTGACTATTGAAACCCCACTTTTGGAAAAGGGATGTTCAATCATTCAACAAGCTTTTGAAGATTGTTTAGCTTAA